Proteins from a single region of Streptomyces sp. HUAS 15-9:
- a CDS encoding cellulase family glycosylhydrolase: protein MRHPPRSLLLAVAGAVALVGTALAPVVSASGATPACTVEYSVTGQWDTGFQGAVKITNNTAALSGWSLTFDFANGQKVTQGWSAKWSQSGTTVTTANESWNGSLGTGASVSAGFLGSWSGSNAVPTAFKLNGTTCNADAEPSPTPTEPPPGNGNAPALHVLGNKLVDADGKTRRLLGVNRSGGEFMCVQGYGIWDGPVDDAAIKAIADWKANAVRIPLNEECWLGLSNIKPEYAGANYINAVKDLVARVEAHGMTPVLELHWSYGQYTGNSAGCSDVHASCQKPMPDMQYSPSFWSSVASTFKSDPAAVFDLFNEPYPDRATSTTTQAWQCWKDGGNCPGISYEVAGMQDLVDAVRGTGAKNVIMAGGLAYSNDLSQWLTYRPTDPAGNLVAAYHVYNFNTCANESCWNSTLAPVAAQVPLVAGEVGENTCSHAFVDRVMKWFDDRNLSYLGWTWNTWDCSSGPSLITGFDGTPTAYGIGLRDHLRAINP from the coding sequence ATGCGACACCCCCCGCGTTCACTACTTTTAGCCGTCGCCGGTGCGGTCGCCCTCGTCGGGACCGCACTGGCGCCGGTGGTCTCGGCGTCCGGGGCCACGCCCGCCTGCACGGTCGAGTACTCCGTCACCGGCCAGTGGGACACCGGCTTCCAGGGTGCCGTGAAGATCACCAACAACACGGCCGCGCTGAGTGGTTGGAGCCTCACCTTCGACTTCGCGAACGGCCAGAAGGTCACCCAGGGCTGGAGCGCCAAGTGGTCCCAGTCCGGCACCACCGTGACCACCGCCAACGAGAGCTGGAACGGCTCGCTCGGCACCGGCGCGAGTGTCAGCGCCGGGTTCCTCGGCTCCTGGTCGGGCAGCAACGCCGTACCGACCGCGTTCAAGCTCAACGGGACGACGTGCAACGCGGATGCGGAGCCCTCGCCCACCCCTACCGAGCCGCCACCGGGCAACGGCAACGCACCCGCCCTGCACGTCTTGGGCAACAAGCTCGTCGACGCCGACGGCAAGACCCGCCGGCTGCTCGGTGTGAACCGCTCCGGCGGTGAGTTCATGTGCGTCCAGGGCTATGGCATCTGGGACGGTCCCGTGGACGACGCGGCGATCAAGGCGATCGCCGACTGGAAGGCAAACGCCGTACGCATCCCGCTCAACGAGGAGTGCTGGCTGGGCCTTTCCAACATCAAGCCCGAGTACGCCGGCGCCAACTACATCAACGCCGTCAAGGACCTGGTGGCCCGGGTCGAGGCGCACGGCATGACACCGGTCCTCGAACTCCACTGGTCCTACGGCCAGTACACCGGCAACTCCGCGGGCTGCTCCGACGTGCACGCCAGCTGCCAGAAGCCGATGCCCGACATGCAGTACAGCCCGTCGTTCTGGTCCTCGGTGGCCAGCACCTTCAAGAGTGACCCGGCCGCCGTGTTCGACCTGTTCAACGAGCCGTACCCGGACCGGGCGACCTCCACCACCACCCAGGCCTGGCAGTGCTGGAAGGACGGCGGCAACTGCCCCGGCATCTCCTACGAGGTCGCCGGCATGCAAGACCTCGTCGACGCCGTACGCGGCACCGGCGCCAAGAACGTCATCATGGCGGGCGGGCTCGCGTACTCCAACGACCTGAGCCAGTGGCTGACGTACCGGCCCACCGACCCGGCCGGCAATCTCGTCGCCGCCTACCACGTCTACAACTTCAACACCTGCGCGAACGAGAGCTGCTGGAACTCCACCCTCGCCCCGGTCGCGGCCCAAGTCCCGCTGGTCGCCGGGGAGGTCGGTGAGAACACCTGCTCGCACGCGTTCGTCGACCGGGTCATGAAGTGGTTCGACGACCGGAACCTGTCCTACCTCGGCTGGACCTGGAACACCTGGGACTGCTCCTCCGGCCCTTCCCTGATCACCGGCTTCGACGGAACCCCCACCGCGTACGGCATCGGCCTGCGCGACCACCTGCGCGCCATCAACCCGTAG
- a CDS encoding glycoside hydrolase family 6 protein, giving the protein MSRTRTAVLAALALVAGASGTALTTAPANAAASAVPCTVDYKVQNQWDTGFTAAVTVTNNGAAKSGWSVKWAYSGNQKVTNYWNTKLTQSGSAVTADNETYNGTLATGGSVSFGFNASYSGGNAIPTAFTLDGVTCNVDDGGSGGGGGGGGGGGTGSRVDNPYAGAKVYVNPEWSAKAAAEPGGSRVSNQPTGVWLDRIAAINGVNGSMGLRAHLDAALAQKGSNEEVVQLVVYDLPGRDCAALASNGELGATEIDKYKTQFIDPIAAILSDSKYASLRIVTTIEIDSLPNLVTNTGSRATATPACDTMLANGNYVKGVGYALAKLGAIPNVYNYLDAGHHGWLGWDDNFGPAATLFKQAATSEGATVDDVAGFITNTANYSALKENNFTVNDTVNGTSVRQSKWVDWNRYVDEQSFAQAFRNQLVSVGFNSGIGMLIDTSRNGWGGTARPAGPGPQTSVDTYVDGGRYDRRIHVGNWCNQSGAGLGERPQAAPATGIDAYVWMKPPGESDGSSTAIANDEGKGFDRMCDPTYTGNARNGNNMSGALPNAPLSGHWFSAQFQQLMQNAYPPLP; this is encoded by the coding sequence ATGAGTCGTACCAGAACAGCGGTACTCGCCGCCCTGGCGCTCGTCGCCGGGGCCTCGGGAACGGCCCTCACCACCGCACCGGCGAACGCCGCCGCGTCCGCCGTCCCGTGCACCGTCGACTACAAGGTGCAGAACCAGTGGGACACCGGCTTCACCGCCGCCGTCACCGTCACCAACAACGGCGCCGCCAAGAGCGGTTGGTCGGTGAAGTGGGCGTACTCCGGCAACCAGAAGGTCACCAACTACTGGAACACGAAGCTCACCCAGAGCGGCAGCGCCGTCACCGCCGACAATGAGACCTACAACGGCACGCTGGCGACCGGCGGTTCGGTCAGCTTCGGCTTCAACGCCTCCTACAGCGGCGGCAACGCCATCCCGACCGCCTTCACGCTCGACGGCGTCACCTGCAACGTCGACGACGGGGGCAGCGGCGGAGGCGGAGGGGGCGGCGGCGGTGGCGGTACCGGCAGCCGGGTCGACAACCCGTACGCCGGTGCCAAGGTGTACGTGAACCCGGAGTGGTCCGCGAAGGCCGCCGCGGAGCCCGGCGGCAGCCGCGTCTCCAACCAGCCCACCGGCGTCTGGCTCGACCGCATCGCCGCCATCAACGGAGTGAACGGCAGCATGGGCCTGCGCGCCCACCTCGACGCGGCCCTCGCCCAGAAGGGCAGCAACGAAGAGGTCGTCCAACTGGTCGTCTACGACCTGCCGGGACGCGACTGCGCGGCCCTGGCGTCCAACGGCGAGCTGGGCGCGACCGAGATCGACAAGTACAAGACGCAGTTCATCGACCCGATCGCGGCGATCCTCTCCGACAGCAAGTACGCCTCGCTCAGGATCGTCACCACCATCGAGATCGACTCGCTGCCCAACCTCGTCACCAACACCGGCAGCCGCGCCACCGCCACGCCCGCGTGCGACACCATGCTCGCCAACGGCAACTATGTGAAGGGCGTCGGCTACGCCCTCGCCAAGCTCGGCGCGATCCCCAACGTCTACAACTACCTCGACGCCGGGCACCACGGCTGGCTCGGCTGGGACGACAACTTCGGCCCCGCGGCCACCCTGTTCAAGCAGGCGGCCACCAGCGAGGGCGCGACCGTCGACGACGTGGCCGGGTTCATCACCAACACCGCCAACTACAGCGCCCTGAAGGAGAACAACTTCACCGTCAACGACACGGTGAACGGCACCTCCGTCCGCCAGTCGAAGTGGGTCGACTGGAACCGCTACGTCGACGAGCAGTCCTTCGCGCAGGCCTTCCGCAACCAGTTGGTCTCGGTCGGCTTCAACTCGGGCATCGGCATGCTGATCGACACCTCCCGCAACGGCTGGGGCGGCACCGCGCGCCCGGCCGGCCCCGGCCCGCAGACCAGCGTGGACACGTACGTCGACGGCGGCCGCTACGACCGCCGTATCCACGTCGGCAACTGGTGCAACCAGTCCGGAGCCGGGCTCGGCGAGCGCCCGCAGGCCGCCCCGGCGACCGGGATCGACGCCTATGTGTGGATGAAGCCGCCGGGTGAGTCCGACGGCTCCAGCACCGCCATCGCCAACGATGAGGGCAAGGGCTTCGACCGGATGTGCGACCCGACGTACACGGGCAACGCCCGCAACGGCAACAACA